CGCTCATGCCCGAGCGCAGGAATTTTTTTGGCGCCGTTGGCGTCGCGATCGTGGGTGACACCGCACCCATTGCAAATCCATTCTCTTATTCCAAGCCCAGCGATACCTATTGTCCTTGAATCTGGCAATTGCTGGTAGTTCGAGCAGGATTGAGCGGTGTTTCTTTCGCTTAAAATCTTGAAGACGATGCGTGAATCCTTGTTGAATAGGGGGCTAGGCCATAAGCTGCGGACGCAGCTGATGACTGCGATCGTGGAATGGTTGAGGGCAGGACGGGTTCCATCCAATGATTTTGAACCATCCGCGACGTTTTTTTGCGAACCCTCCAAGGTTTGAGGCTGATCTTTAGAGCATGTCCAGATGGGGGCTGGAGCGGTTTTCGCGTTGGCTGTAAATTGATTTAGCGATTCGAGTATTCAGCTAATTGACATCATCCTTGTATTGTCGTTAATTTAGCTGCCATCAATCCATGGACTGGGTTCCAGGCCAGGTTGAGCCTTTATTAACAGGAGTTTCTACCCATGAAAACCGCTTTTCGCTTGATCGCTGCTTCGACGATCGCCGCAATGCTCTCCGGTTGCGCCCTTGATGGCATGAACAAGATGACCACCTATGGCGGCGTGGGCGCCCTAGCCGGCGCTGCCGCTGGCGCACTCATCGGTGGCGACGGCAATCGCGGCAAGGGCGCACTGATTGGTGCCGTGCTGGCGGGCGGCGCGGGTGCCGGGTACGGCTACTATGCTGACAAGCAGGAGGCCGAGCTGCGCAAGCAACTGGCAGGTACCGGGGTAGATATTCAGCGCGAAGGTGATTCGATCAAGCTGATCATGCCGGGGAATGTCACCTTCAAGACCAACTCCAGCGACATCGCCAGCAATTTCTACAGCCCGCTCAACCAGGTTTCGGCTTCGCTCAAGCAATACGACCAGACCACCGTCTCGGTGGTGGGGTATACCGACAACACCGGCCCACGGCAGTACAACATGAACCTGTCACAACAGCGAGCGCAGAACGTTGCTCAGCACATCATTTCCCAGGGGGTGGGTGGGCATCGCCTGATGATTCATGGCGCTGGGCCCGATCAGCCTGTGGCGAGCAACAGCACTGAAGGCGGTCGACTGCAAAATCGTCGTGTGGAGATCAGCCTTCGCCCAGTGGTGGCAGCCGGGGCGTAAACCCACCTGAGGCAGCGCTCGGTGCGCCAACAACTTGCCGTTGGTGCGCCTGCTGGCTGGCCAGGCAGGACTCATAGCAGGCCGAACCAGCCATCAGGAACAACCCATCTGCCTTGGCTATAGACCCAGCTCCAGGGCCAGGAAATCATCCATTCGATTGTCAAACTCAGCCTGCTGTTCCGCAGTAACAATGTCTTCGAGCATAAATTCCTTTGTCAAGTTGGTGCCCCTCGCCATAGACGGGTGGATAGCCTTGACTATGAAGTTGTTGGGCTGCAGCTCCCCACTGATAGCGACCTTCCCAAGGAAGAAGATTGTGATGTTCCTTTTGTAGCCGTTGCTAACCTCAGTCCGAAATGCAGCCAGCAGGGCATCGCTCAATGCCTCAAAGCGTTTGCCTCGATTTTCGACCTCGAAATCCTTCAGCCTGGGGTGTCGAGACCTGAACTCATGACCCTTTACATCAGCGCTTCCCGGTGAATTCGCGGAATCATCTCCATGCCCATGATTGAAGAAGAAAAAATCATCATGATAGAAATCACCATAATCCCGATCTTCAGGCGTTTGCGAAATTTGACTTCCAGCGGTCATCGAGAACAAAGAGCATGCGCAATCGCCCCGGATCAATGAGTCCAGGTGCGACGACGATGTGTAATGGTGTTCATTGCTCAGCACGTTGGCTGCAGCCAGTGCGTCCTTGTCAACTTTGATGGAAAATTCAGATACCAGTTCAGCGTAGGGTTTTCCCATCAGCAGGTCGAAGAAAGCATCGATCTCACGCTGATCGGTTTCATCGAACGCCTTGTACAGCACGTCCAGATCACGCCAGAAATGCACATGCGATTCAAGCCATGGAATGCTGTCCTGGCTTGCTATGTGTCTGCGCAAATCCATCAGCGCACTGTCATGCGGCCTTCTGAGCAGTTGGGAACCACCGAATCGTGCCCACAATCTGTCCTGCTTGCTTTTGTGCTGGTCAACCAGATGGCCGTAGTCAACCTTTTCAAAAGTCAGAAAGCTGACCAAGCACTGCAGCAGGCCCGCATCCATGTCCACGGTGTTTTTCAGCGGAATGTCGCGTGCGGGTTGTCCATCCGAGCGCCTGACGACGTTATAGACATCACGACAGCCACGCTTGAGGACATCCGTGATCAAGGTGTGACAGGCCAGGGGGATGATGTCGTGGTAGGTTTTCACAATTTCAGTTCCTAACTGGTTTTTGCCAGCATTTTCCCACGGGAGAGTCTACCCTGGGTAGAGTGACTGTCGCCACCTGCAGGCTGCAGCGCCCGAACACCGGGGCTCGGCGCTGAAGTTCTGCCGATTGCCATAATGGCAATTTTAACCTTGCCTATCGTTCGGTTTATCGGTAAATTGCCATCCACTGCTTTCAAAGCCCATGATGGATGAGGAATGCCAGCGTGGAAGGTTTTCACGAGAAATTGGTGAAGTGTCGGATTTTCCTGCAGTGCCTGCTGGTCTTTTCCGTGGTCAGCAGCGTCTGTCGCGATGCCCTGTCACACTACATCTACCAGTTGCCCACGGTTTCGATGCGCACCTCCACGGTGGGGTAAAGATGCTGTATCCGCTGGTGTATGGCGCCCTGCTGATGCAACGGGCAGCCGCAGAAGCGGTGTGTATGAAGGCGCCACGGCAAGCGACCGAGGTGTTCTATAGTTGGCACCTGAATGCCCTCAACGACGGTCGATCGGCGCTGGCCACCAACCAGGATTAGCTGGGCGGATTGGTGTCACGTGGCTTGCTGGCCGAGCTGAGTGTAGGTGCTGGCGCAGACCAGGTTGGTACCGGGGTGGACTATTTCATCCAGGCGCCTGGCATGGATGCGGGCTGGAGCAGTGCGCTGGAGGTGAAAACCCAGTTCGAAAGCAGCAGCCAAGCCGTGGTTGCAGTGACGCTGGAGCAGGCTTCCGGCGTGAAGCAGGGTCTGCTAGTGCAACTCAAGCCATTGCAAGGTTGCTGGAAAATTGCGCATATTGGGCCGCGCACCACGGGGCTTTACCAAAAGAACTGTGAGACAGCGCTGGGGCAAACATGAAAACCAGATTAACTGCAAACGCTAAACACTGTCGTGCACCATACCGTTTGAAATTAGGAAGTTAGCATCGGATACATGCGAGAGAACTCGCCAATATATTGCCAAATCTGGAAAAATGAGGTTTACTCCGCAGCTGAAATGCGAAAGCGCTAGCTCGATGCCTCAGTCCGTTTGGCCTTTTGTTCCCAGTCACTTGTCAAGAGATCATTCATGACGCTGCCCAATACATACAACGCTGATGCCATCGAGGTGCTCTCCGGGCTGGATCCGGTTCGCAAACGCCCAGGCATGTACACCGACACCACACGCCCGAACCACTTGGCCCAGGAAGTGATCGACAACAGCGTCGACGAAGCAATGGCTGGGCATGCCACAAGCATTGAAGTGATCTTGCATGAAGACAACTCGCTGGAAGTGACAGACAACGGGCGCGGCATGCCCATTGACATCCACCCCACCGAAAAGATGTCCGGTGTTGAGCTCATCCTGACCAAGCTGCACGCAGGCGGCAAGTTCTCGAACAAGAACTACGAGTTCTCGGGCGGCTTGCACGGTGTTGGCATCTCGGTGGTGAACGCCCTGTCGGCCAATGTGGTCGTCAATATCAAGCGCGATGGTGGTCTGCACAGCATCAGCTTTGCTGACGGCTACAAGCTCACCGAGTTGGAGCGCATTGAGTCGGTGGGTAAGAAGAACACTGGCACCTCGGTTCACTTCTGGCCAGACCCGAAGTATTTCGACTCACCCAAATTTTCCGCCAGCCGTCTCAAGCACGTTCTTAAAGCCAAAGCCGTGCTTTGCCCAGGCCTGAACATCACCTTTGAAGACAAAATCGCAGGCGAGAAGCTCGAATGGCACTACGAAGATGGCCTGCGCTCGTACCTGTCTGAGGCCTGCGCTGACAGTGAAACCGTGCCGGAAGACCCCTTCACCGGCAAGCTGCGTGGCGACAAGGTTGAGCTGGAGTGGGCCCTGACCTGGCTGGTAGAGGGCGGCGAAGCGCTGCAGGAGAGCTACGTCAACCTGATCCCGACCGCCCAGGGCGGTACCCACGTCAACGGCCTGCGCCAAGGCCTGCTCGATGCCATGCGCGAGTTCTGCGAGTTCCGCAACCTGCTGCCACGCAACGTCAAGCTGGCTCCTGAGGATATCTGGGGCGGCATCACCTACGTGCTGTCGCTGAAGATGCAGGATGCCCAGTTCTCCGGCCAGACCAAAGAGCGCCTCTCTTCCCGCGAAGCCTCGCCTTATGTCAGCGCCGTGGTAAAAGATGCCTTCAGCCTGTGGCTCAACGAACACCCTGACAAGGGCCAGGCGCTGGCGGAAATGGCGATCAGCGCCGCCCACCGCCGCCTCAAGAGCAGCAAGAAGGTCGAGCGCAAGAAGATCACCCAGGGCCCGGCACTGCCCGGCAAGCTCGCGGATTGCTCGGGTACCGACCCGATGCGTGGCGAACTGTTCCTCGTCGAAGGCGACTCTGCAGGCGGCAGTGCCAAGCAAGCCCGCGACAAGGAGTATCAGGCCATCCTGCCTTTGCGTGGCAAGATCCTCAACACCTGGGAAGTCGAAAGCGGCGAAGTCCTGGCCAGCCAGGAAGTGAACAACATCGCCGTGGCCATTGGCATTGACCCAGGCTCGTCGGATCTGAGCGAGCTGCGCTATGGCAAGATCTGTATCCTGGCCGACGCCGACTCGGACGGCTTGCACATCGCCACCTTGCTCTGCGCACTGTTCGTCCAGCATTTCCGTCCGCTCGTGGCTGCCGGCCACATCTTCGTCGCGATGCCGCCGCTGTACCGCATTGACCTGGGCAAAGAGAAATTCTACGCCCTGGACGAAGCCGAGCGCGACGCCATCATCGATCGCCTGGCCGCTGCGAAAAAGCGTGGCACTCCGCAGGTCACACGCTTCAAGGGCCTTGGTGAGATGAACCCGCCCCAGCTGCGTGAAACCACCATGGATCCGAACACCCGCCGCCTGGTGAAGCTCTCGATCGATGACCACGCCGTGACCAACGAGATCATGGATATGCTGCTGGCGAAAAAGCGTGCCTCTGATCGCAAGAGCTGGCTGGAAGACAAGGGCAACCTCGCAGATGTCGAAGTCTGAGTAGGCTGTTAACCGAATTTTGAATGAGTATTCCATCATGAACGATGCGATCAACCTGAGCCTGGAGGGCGTTGAAGAACGCTCGATGGCTGATTTCACCGAGACGGCCTACCTCAACTACTCCATGTACGTCATCATGGATCGGGCGTTGCCGCACATTGGCGACGGCCTGAAGCCTGTGCAGCGCCGGATCACCTATGCGATGAGTGAGCTGGGCCTTGATGCCGACAGCAAGCACAAGAAGTCAGCGCGTACCGTGGGTGACGTACTGGGTAAATTCCACCCCCATGGCGACTCGGCGTGCTACGAGGCGATGGTGCTCATGGCCCAGCCGTTTTCCTACCGCTACACCCTGGTCGATGGCCAGGGGAACTGGGGCGCCCCTGATGACCCGAAATCCTTTGCAGCCATGCGATACACCGAGGCGCGGCTTTCCCGCTACTCCGAAACGCTGCTGACCGAGCTGGGCCAGGGCACCGTTGACTGGGTGCCTAACTTCGACGGCACCCTCAAGGAACCTGCCACGCTGCCAGCGCGCTTGCCCAACCTGCTGCTCAACGGCACCACGGGCATTGCTGTGGGCATGGCCACCGACTTCCCGCCGCACAACCTGCGCGAAGTGGCCGCTGCTTGCATTCGACTGCTGGATGATCCAGCGACGACCACCGCGCAATTGATGGAACACATCAAGGGCCCGGATTACCCGACCGAAGCTGAAATCATCAGCTCGCCTGGTGACATCCTCAAGATGTATGAAACAGGTCGTGGTTCGGTGAAAATGCGTGCGGTGTATAGCGTTGAAGACGGCGATATTGTCATCACCGCGCTGCCGCACCAAGTGTCGGGCGCCAAGGTGCTGGAAACTATCGCGGTACAAATGCAGGCGAAAAAGCTCCCGATGGTTGCGGATCTGCGTGATGAATCCGACCATGAAAACGCTTGCCGCATGGTCATCGTTCCGCGCTCCAACCGGGTCGACACTGAAGCGTTGATGGATCACCTGTTTGCTACCACTGAACTTGAATCCAGCTACCGCGCCAACTTCAACGTGATTGGCCTGGATGGACGCCCTGCGGTCAAGGGGCTCTCCACGTTGCTCAGCGAGTGGCTGCAGTTCCGCATCACCACGGTGCGCCGCCGCCTGCAATTCCGCTTGGACAAGGTCGAGGCCCGCCTGCACCTGTTGGAAGGTTTGCTCATCGCATTCCTCAACATGGATGAGGTGATTCACATCATTCGCACCGAGGACGAGCCGCGTACGGCCCTGATGGCACGCTTCGAGCTCACCGAAGCCCAAGCCACCTACATTCTGGAAACCCGCCTGCGCCAATTGGCACGCCTGGAAGAGATGAAGATCCGTGGCGAGCAAGATCAGTTGCTGCAGGAGCGCGAGAGCCTCAAGCTTTACCTGGAAAATGAAGTGGAGCTCAAGGGGCTGGTGCGCTCGGAGATCATTGCTGATGCCGACACCTATGGCGATGAGCGCCGTTCGCCGATCGTGGAGCGCGCTGAAGCCAAGGCACTGTCCGAAACTGAGTTGATGCCTTCTGAGCCGGTGACGGTGGTGCTGTCGGATAAAGGCTGGGTGCGCAGCGCCAAAGGCCATGATGTCGATGGCGCCGGGATGTCGTACAAAGCCGGCGATACGTTCAAGATGGCCGCCAATGGCCGGAGCAACCAGTCTGCAGTGTTCATTGACTCGACGGGTCGCAGCTTCTCCCTCCCGGTCAACCAGATGCCTTCAGCCCGAACCCAGGGCGAGCCGCTTTCGGGCAAGCTCAGCATCCAGCAGGGGGCGACGTTTGAATGCGTGACGCTGCCAGACGATCAAGCCTACTACCTGCTCGCCTCCGATGCTGGCTATGGCTTTGTGGTCAAAGGCGAAGACCTTCAGTCCAAGAACAAGAACGGCAAGACCTTGTTGACCTTACCGGACAACAGCAAAGTCATCGCGCCGATCCTGCTCAAGGATCGTGACCAGGACTGGGTCGCTGCAGTCACCAGCGAAGGGCGTCTGCTCATATTCCAGGCCAGCGAACTGCCACAGCTGCCCAAAGGCAAAGGCAACAAGATCATCAGCGTGCCTGGCGACCGTGTAGCCTCGCGGGAAGAAATGATGACCCAACTGGTGACCCTGAGTGAGGGTGACAGCCTGCTGATTACCGCTGGCAAGCGCACCATGACCCTCAAGCCTTCTGATCTGGAAGGTTACAAGTCCAGTCGGGGCAAGCGCGGCAGCCTGTTGCCCAAGGGCTACCAGAAGGTGGATCAGGTCGAGGTCAGCGCCAGCTGAGCTTGAAGGATCTGAAGAGGGCGCCTGCGGGCGCCTTTTTTATGGGGTAACCACTCAGCATGGGAAACAGTAGCTGAGTTGGACGGCACTGGCCGCAAGATCAGTGTTTGCCAGCGACATCTAGGGCAGATTTCTTGAAGGGCACCAGCGTCCCGCCTGGTTTCTCTGCCCCCATGTTCAGGATGTGATCCGGCAGGGTGATGAGGAAGGCCTGGACATGCAGCACAGGTCGAGGACTGTTGATGATGTGCATCATGTAGACCCTGTCTTTGGGCGACACCTTCTTTGCACAGCGCCTTGCCTGGTACGAACTGCTTTGTCGGTTTTGTGAATTTCCATGGCCAAGCATACACAGACCAGGGCGTCTAGAAATCTCATGGTGCTTCCAGCAGTCGACGGTGTAGAGCAATAAAAGCGGCGCAGATTATGCCACCGTTGACGTGGAGAATCGAGTGCGAATGGTTGTTCGCCGGCTGGCGAAAGCCCCATGGCGCGTGACGATCGGGTCTGCACAGAGGGCCCTGGGGGTGATGTTGACCGACTAATCGAGACGGGCATTAAATCTGCCCGAAATTACATGAAGCTCTGCAACTTTATGTATATATATCGCGAATGCGCATACTGCATAATGAGATAAATTGCATGGTCACCCTGAGGCTGAAATGACTATCTCTGTTGGCGTGATTTACTCGACATCGTCTGTGAGTGCCTTTTTTGAGGAGGGGCTGAAAGATGACGACGTGCTGAACGATCTTGTGCTGTATGAGTTCGAGACGGAGGTCGAAGGCGGGGTATTTCTGCGGGGATTGGACGACAGCTGTGGCTACGAAGAATGTGTGGTGCGTGAAGTGGAAGCCGACTCCGTCACTGCCAGGATAAGCTTTGGCAAAGGCCCTAGCCGCAGCGGCAAGTCTACAAAAGTGACCCTGGACTCAGTTGCTGAGCGAATCGCCTATGAAAAGGGTGTCTCAGAAGGCGAGGGCTGGGCCGCTTACCACGTGTTGGAGCCCGAAGACCTGCAGAACTATCTTGATGCCACTGAAGCGTTCAAGAAAGCGGTAGAGTCAGGCCAGGCGCGCAGCTTGATCGACTTTATCAAAACCCCGGAGGAAATCGAAGCCTTGCAAGAAGCAGCATTGGATCGAGGCTTGGAACCTTCAAAAGATCAAGGTGTTCGTGACACAGGTTCAGTTATGGAGCCCTAGAGCCATAAAGCCCACCAGGCAAGGAGATGGCTACAAAACACTAGAGGCCTAGGTCTGTGCCCAGCTGATCACCTGCGGCCCCCTCTGACATCCGCTCAAGGTACCGCTTTTCGCCTGTAAAGGCGTAAGCCGCTCGAAGCTGGGTGTCGGTTTTGGCACACTGGTCTACGTACTGCGGATCAACAAATACAAGCAATGAGTCTATTGCCATACCGTGGGCCTTGACTGCTCTAACTTGGTTGCCTGACAAAGATAGCAAATCTCCGACATATTCCTGAGTCAACGTGGTTGCGCTGGAGATCTTGTCCAAGTACTCGCCTGGAGAGCGACGCTCGATGTGCTTGTAAAGGATCTGATGCCCTGGGATGCCAGCTTTATGCAGATCTTCGATAAGCACCTGCACCATGAAAGGATTGTCACTCATGGCCGCCGCCAGACAATCTTCAATCACTTCTGGATAGCGGGTTAGTAGCTCATAATAGCCAGGAATATACCTTAGACCATGGTCTTTTGAGCGAATTGCAAGTGAGTCCATGTTGTAAAGGCCTTCGTAGAACCCACATTGAGTCCCTATTTCAGGAGCGCTTTTGTAAAGTTGATGCCCTGAAATATCCAAC
The Pseudomonas sp. Leaf58 genome window above contains:
- a CDS encoding zinc ribbon domain-containing protein, yielding MEGSQKNVADGSKSLDGTRPALNHSTIAVISCVRSLWPSPLFNKDSRIVFKILSERNTAQSCSNYQQLPDSRTIGIAGLGIREWICNGCGVTHDRDANGAKKIPALGHERPTVRIPFQSKDSVGGNAKPPFAISLDNYCFNMGIGRMHHRRN
- a CDS encoding OmpA family protein, translated to MKTAFRLIAASTIAAMLSGCALDGMNKMTTYGGVGALAGAAAGALIGGDGNRGKGALIGAVLAGGAGAGYGYYADKQEAELRKQLAGTGVDIQREGDSIKLIMPGNVTFKTNSSDIASNFYSPLNQVSASLKQYDQTTVSVVGYTDNTGPRQYNMNLSQQRAQNVAQHIISQGVGGHRLMIHGAGPDQPVASNSTEGGRLQNRRVEISLRPVVAAGA
- a CDS encoding DUF3828 domain-containing protein — encoded protein: MSRGLLAELSVGAGADQVGTGVDYFIQAPGMDAGWSSALEVKTQFESSSQAVVAVTLEQASGVKQGLLVQLKPLQGCWKIAHIGPRTTGLYQKNCETALGQT
- the parE gene encoding DNA topoisomerase IV subunit B, which produces MTLPNTYNADAIEVLSGLDPVRKRPGMYTDTTRPNHLAQEVIDNSVDEAMAGHATSIEVILHEDNSLEVTDNGRGMPIDIHPTEKMSGVELILTKLHAGGKFSNKNYEFSGGLHGVGISVVNALSANVVVNIKRDGGLHSISFADGYKLTELERIESVGKKNTGTSVHFWPDPKYFDSPKFSASRLKHVLKAKAVLCPGLNITFEDKIAGEKLEWHYEDGLRSYLSEACADSETVPEDPFTGKLRGDKVELEWALTWLVEGGEALQESYVNLIPTAQGGTHVNGLRQGLLDAMREFCEFRNLLPRNVKLAPEDIWGGITYVLSLKMQDAQFSGQTKERLSSREASPYVSAVVKDAFSLWLNEHPDKGQALAEMAISAAHRRLKSSKKVERKKITQGPALPGKLADCSGTDPMRGELFLVEGDSAGGSAKQARDKEYQAILPLRGKILNTWEVESGEVLASQEVNNIAVAIGIDPGSSDLSELRYGKICILADADSDGLHIATLLCALFVQHFRPLVAAGHIFVAMPPLYRIDLGKEKFYALDEAERDAIIDRLAAAKKRGTPQVTRFKGLGEMNPPQLRETTMDPNTRRLVKLSIDDHAVTNEIMDMLLAKKRASDRKSWLEDKGNLADVEV
- the parC gene encoding DNA topoisomerase IV subunit A, with amino-acid sequence MNDAINLSLEGVEERSMADFTETAYLNYSMYVIMDRALPHIGDGLKPVQRRITYAMSELGLDADSKHKKSARTVGDVLGKFHPHGDSACYEAMVLMAQPFSYRYTLVDGQGNWGAPDDPKSFAAMRYTEARLSRYSETLLTELGQGTVDWVPNFDGTLKEPATLPARLPNLLLNGTTGIAVGMATDFPPHNLREVAAACIRLLDDPATTTAQLMEHIKGPDYPTEAEIISSPGDILKMYETGRGSVKMRAVYSVEDGDIVITALPHQVSGAKVLETIAVQMQAKKLPMVADLRDESDHENACRMVIVPRSNRVDTEALMDHLFATTELESSYRANFNVIGLDGRPAVKGLSTLLSEWLQFRITTVRRRLQFRLDKVEARLHLLEGLLIAFLNMDEVIHIIRTEDEPRTALMARFELTEAQATYILETRLRQLARLEEMKIRGEQDQLLQERESLKLYLENEVELKGLVRSEIIADADTYGDERRSPIVERAEAKALSETELMPSEPVTVVLSDKGWVRSAKGHDVDGAGMSYKAGDTFKMAANGRSNQSAVFIDSTGRSFSLPVNQMPSARTQGEPLSGKLSIQQGATFECVTLPDDQAYYLLASDAGYGFVVKGEDLQSKNKNGKTLLTLPDNSKVIAPILLKDRDQDWVAAVTSEGRLLIFQASELPQLPKGKGNKIISVPGDRVASREEMMTQLVTLSEGDSLLITAGKRTMTLKPSDLEGYKSSRGKRGSLLPKGYQKVDQVEVSAS